One stretch of Desulforegula conservatrix Mb1Pa DNA includes these proteins:
- a CDS encoding Mu transposase C-terminal domain-containing protein, with protein sequence MKTAYSLKEIIDATQIARSSLQRRASKEKENWICEEQSVQGGKVKLYKASKLPTDIKDAIIKAESDRLLESLAPAPVVEEADVEPSGAEVIVLRAPVVAKPPVGLRAKDALTRPTYNKEGVSDVHALKGWQKDTATARLTFVKFLQNHPKSQRQGIIDLLVMQTQGTLPGYLADAVLLANNRSGGTCERGLSERTLKRWAGDYAKYGYMGLVPESPHKDIAIPAWAKEFLTIYRKPSKPSINWTLEFMEYMGCENIPSYDQVRRFVKNFSRLDIERGRKSPKELRSQRAFVRRSNDGFMPMDIVQMDGHSVKAKVNHPIHGRPFIPEVCFAVDNVTKMQVGWSAGLAESAQTVGDCVRHTLTLNEKKPYGGIPLFFYTDGGSGNKAIEMTDDVTGLFERIGTTHKSGRPGNPQGRGGIEAFNKNAINWAKLLETFRGKSMSNDVERSVYLAMDKDVREKGKSDIPMEWVEFLDFMDQFQVWYNYYHKHSSLPKIVDPKTGRKRHMTPAERWQQYLDQGWRPEILPEEELVSLKRPRIEKQTRNNEVSIGTNIYFDKSKNLEHYHGMLVIVEYDVHDASRVWVYDHNERLIAIPEWNANKKAFFPVSMKEQALEKRGIGRMKRALKKVDEIQAETGVRVNDVLPAPGPNAELEELRSKLEAEMAAPILPMLEQAILNEEIPENMFDQWDFWKRLDALIKAGEKISDRLARFHSYFQTTEDYNACRMMDEGVEQLMAGGL encoded by the coding sequence ATGAAAACGGCTTATTCGCTTAAAGAAATAATAGACGCAACCCAGATTGCTCGTTCTTCTCTTCAGAGAAGAGCCAGCAAGGAAAAGGAAAACTGGATCTGTGAAGAGCAGTCTGTTCAGGGCGGCAAGGTGAAGCTTTACAAGGCTTCCAAGCTGCCTACGGACATAAAGGACGCCATAATCAAAGCCGAATCCGACCGCCTTCTTGAATCCCTGGCCCCTGCTCCAGTGGTTGAGGAAGCTGATGTCGAGCCTTCCGGAGCGGAGGTTATCGTGCTTCGTGCGCCGGTTGTGGCAAAGCCTCCTGTCGGGTTACGGGCAAAGGACGCCCTAACCCGACCTACATATAATAAGGAAGGAGTTTCAGATGTTCATGCCCTCAAGGGTTGGCAGAAAGACACAGCGACGGCGCGTCTGACTTTTGTGAAGTTTCTTCAGAATCACCCAAAAAGTCAGCGTCAGGGAATTATTGATCTACTGGTAATGCAGACTCAAGGCACGCTTCCGGGTTATCTCGCTGATGCAGTTTTATTGGCCAACAACAGATCCGGCGGAACCTGTGAACGCGGCCTTTCCGAACGCACCCTCAAACGCTGGGCAGGTGATTACGCAAAATACGGATACATGGGCCTTGTGCCGGAATCTCCGCACAAGGATATAGCCATTCCAGCATGGGCCAAAGAGTTTCTTACGATTTACAGAAAGCCGTCAAAGCCTTCAATAAACTGGACTCTCGAATTTATGGAATACATGGGATGCGAAAACATCCCTTCTTATGATCAGGTACGCAGATTCGTGAAAAATTTCAGCAGACTGGACATTGAAAGAGGCCGCAAGTCTCCTAAAGAACTGAGATCGCAAAGAGCATTTGTACGCAGAAGCAACGACGGCTTCATGCCCATGGATATCGTGCAGATGGACGGTCACAGCGTCAAGGCAAAAGTTAATCACCCTATCCACGGTCGGCCTTTTATCCCTGAAGTATGTTTCGCGGTGGATAACGTCACCAAGATGCAGGTCGGGTGGAGCGCGGGTCTTGCGGAGTCTGCCCAGACAGTGGGCGATTGCGTAAGGCACACGCTCACGCTGAACGAGAAAAAGCCCTACGGCGGGATTCCCTTATTTTTCTATACTGACGGAGGTTCGGGTAACAAGGCAATAGAAATGACGGATGACGTCACTGGCCTTTTTGAGCGAATCGGAACTACACACAAATCCGGAAGGCCGGGAAATCCCCAGGGACGCGGTGGGATAGAGGCCTTTAATAAAAACGCCATCAACTGGGCGAAGCTGCTTGAAACATTCCGTGGCAAAAGCATGAGCAATGATGTCGAGCGTTCTGTGTATCTGGCCATGGATAAAGATGTCCGGGAAAAAGGCAAGAGCGACATCCCTATGGAATGGGTGGAGTTCCTTGATTTCATGGATCAGTTTCAGGTCTGGTACAACTATTATCACAAGCATTCGTCTCTTCCGAAAATAGTTGACCCCAAGACAGGCAGGAAACGTCACATGACACCTGCTGAACGCTGGCAGCAGTATCTTGACCAGGGCTGGAGGCCGGAGATTCTGCCTGAAGAAGAACTGGTTTCGCTTAAGCGTCCAAGGATTGAAAAACAGACCAGAAACAACGAGGTCAGCATTGGAACCAACATCTATTTTGACAAGAGCAAGAACCTCGAACATTACCACGGAATGCTTGTGATCGTTGAATACGATGTCCACGATGCATCAAGGGTATGGGTTTATGACCATAATGAAAGGCTTATTGCCATACCTGAATGGAACGCGAACAAGAAGGCTTTCTTCCCTGTATCCATGAAGGAGCAGGCCCTTGAAAAACGTGGAATCGGCAGAATGAAAAGAGCCTTGAAAAAGGTGGATGAGATCCAGGCCGAAACAGGCGTGAGGGTGAATGATGTGCTTCCTGCTCCTGGGCCGAATGCGGAACTTGAGGAGTTAAGGTCAAAGCTTGAGGCCGAGATGGCTGCTCCGATCCTTCCAATGCTTGAACAGGCTATTTTGAACGAGGAGATTCCTGAAAACATGTTTGATCAGTGGGATTTCTGGAAGCGTCTGGATGCGCTGATCAAGGCGGGTGAAAAGATATCAGACAGGCTTGCGAGGTTTCATTCCTATTTCCAGACAACCGAGGATTACAACGCTTGCAGGATGATGGATGAGGGCGTTGAGCAGCTTATGGCTGGGGGGTTATAA
- a CDS encoding XRE family transcriptional regulator: MSAIGERLRSIRGDSAQVDFAKKLNIHRNTWVRYETGAVPPDANVIAEVCTKFGINSDWLLFGTGPKEKSSQIQHEPQSSVISCADNTAIDIDNYCFIPMVECRLSGGNGEPVYSEGIKDYYAFRKRFINYIATNAKNLVLMRVSGTSMEPEIKDGGTVMIDMGRKHPKTGCYFALGYGDTLSIKELEVLPAGIVRVISKNRKDYPPYEANLSDIRIIGQVVWGDRMFPI, translated from the coding sequence ATGAGTGCTATTGGAGAACGACTTAGATCTATAAGAGGGGATTCAGCCCAGGTAGATTTTGCTAAAAAGCTTAATATCCATAGAAATACTTGGGTAAGATACGAAACAGGCGCAGTACCGCCAGATGCTAATGTTATTGCAGAGGTGTGCACTAAATTTGGTATTAATTCTGATTGGCTCTTATTTGGTACAGGGCCAAAAGAAAAAAGTTCACAAATACAGCATGAACCCCAGTCCAGCGTGATCTCATGCGCCGATAATACAGCCATAGACATCGATAACTACTGCTTCATACCTATGGTTGAATGCAGGCTGTCCGGCGGCAACGGTGAACCTGTATATTCGGAGGGAATCAAGGATTATTACGCCTTCAGAAAGCGTTTCATCAATTATATAGCCACAAACGCAAAGAATCTGGTATTGATGAGAGTGTCGGGAACCTCTATGGAGCCTGAAATAAAGGACGGCGGGACTGTGATGATAGATATGGGCAGGAAACACCCTAAAACCGGCTGCTACTTCGCCCTGGGCTACGGTGATACATTGTCAATCAAGGAACTGGAAGTACTTCCGGCTGGCATCGTGCGTGTAATCAGTAAAAACCGCAAGGATTATCCGCCATACGAAGCCAACCTGAGCGACATCCGCATAATCGGCCAGGTCGTCTGGGGCGACCGAATGTTTCCAATATAA
- a CDS encoding methyl-accepting chemotaxis protein gives MSNFYAQLINWFVPEELTSEAEIRRKAKLLVSACFLLQPFFLITIIKWIKEHQTILIGNIVLAMFLIFACAFALKLTKSLKFATEALISSLFLYMSVYNIFSGGINSSSIYWLMSVPLIAVLLHGNKSALTWACLSILQIIALKIMKAKGMDFNILDYDQMQLVAFRTENFIKQVLALTLILYIVEKDRLKAKDEQNEAIEKQLESVEEQKKSQIELEKTASQLKIAFERMSSQADLLNSESKKLEESGSNIAGGFQEASGQSRIVSGNTSEINANLQDVSISIEKAAQSLQSVLTKVEDASKVADKAVHETKEAEALISDLRQSSIEISKVTEMIRDISDQTNLLALNATIEAARAGEAGRGFAVVADEIKNLSIKTREATGEIHGRIKVNDDTVGKVVTKNNEIEKIIDTISKMQVYIHENLTSQSDTIRSIASITSDSARKSDHIATGAEILVNSVSTVEHELEEIVESSKILAEIAEELQRTTKIVGK, from the coding sequence ATGTCGAATTTTTATGCTCAGCTGATTAACTGGTTTGTCCCTGAAGAACTGACCTCTGAAGCAGAAATAAGGCGAAAGGCTAAACTTCTGGTATCAGCCTGTTTTCTCCTTCAGCCATTCTTTCTTATAACAATCATTAAATGGATAAAAGAGCATCAGACAATTCTTATTGGCAATATTGTTCTGGCCATGTTTCTCATATTTGCCTGCGCCTTCGCCCTCAAGCTTACAAAATCTCTCAAATTTGCGACTGAGGCCCTGATTTCATCATTATTTCTATACATGAGCGTGTACAATATTTTTTCTGGTGGCATTAATTCTTCGTCAATTTACTGGTTGATGTCGGTTCCTCTGATTGCAGTGCTTCTACACGGGAATAAAAGCGCCTTGACTTGGGCCTGCCTATCCATACTTCAAATAATAGCCCTTAAAATCATGAAAGCAAAAGGCATGGATTTTAACATCCTTGATTATGATCAGATGCAACTTGTTGCCTTCAGGACTGAAAATTTCATAAAACAAGTATTAGCCTTGACTCTCATCCTTTATATTGTTGAAAAGGACAGATTAAAAGCAAAAGACGAACAAAACGAGGCTATTGAAAAGCAGCTTGAATCAGTTGAAGAGCAAAAAAAATCCCAGATAGAACTTGAAAAAACAGCAAGCCAATTAAAAATTGCATTTGAAAGAATGTCATCCCAGGCAGATCTTCTCAACTCTGAATCCAAAAAACTGGAAGAAAGCGGATCAAATATAGCAGGTGGATTCCAGGAAGCTTCCGGCCAGAGCAGAATCGTTTCTGGCAACACTTCTGAAATAAATGCTAATCTCCAGGATGTTTCGATTTCCATTGAAAAAGCCGCTCAGTCGCTCCAATCTGTACTTACAAAGGTTGAAGATGCTTCAAAGGTTGCTGATAAGGCTGTCCACGAAACAAAAGAAGCCGAAGCACTGATATCAGACCTTCGTCAGAGCAGTATAGAAATAAGCAAAGTCACTGAAATGATTAGAGATATATCCGACCAGACAAATCTGCTTGCCTTGAATGCAACCATAGAGGCAGCAAGGGCCGGAGAAGCAGGAAGAGGCTTTGCCGTTGTCGCAGATGAAATCAAGAATCTTTCCATAAAGACAAGGGAAGCCACTGGCGAGATTCACGGAAGAATCAAGGTTAATGATGATACAGTTGGAAAGGTTGTTACCAAAAATAACGAGATTGAAAAAATAATTGATACAATCAGCAAAATGCAGGTTTACATTCATGAGAACCTGACTTCTCAAAGCGACACTATCAGAAGCATTGCATCGATCACATCGGATTCGGCAAGAAAAAGTGATCACATAGCAACAGGTGCTGAAATTCTTGTAAATTCAGTTTCCACAGTTGAACACGAGCTTGAAGAAATAGTCGAATCTTCAAAGATTCTGGCTGAAATTGCGGAAGAGCTTCAGAGAACAACAAAGATCGTTGGGAAATAA
- a CDS encoding acetyl-CoA hydrolase/transferase family protein, producing MNIHQQSYKNKVITAKEAAAMVKTGDNIYYSEFTLFPHSLDLALSKRIMDGELENLKLSVVCLIKVPEVIKADPEQKRVTTSDWHFSAVSRRLGEQGLISYVPMTYHQGPHIIRKYIDYDVAFISAAPMGKNGNFNIGISNSMSSAAISKSKKIIVEINKNIPRCLGGNQEFIHVSKVDHIIEGEHPALAETSMKQASDEDKKIASYIINEIREGCCLQLGIGGLPNLIGGIIGEMGIPDLGVHTEMMVDSFADLYEKGLVSGAKKNTDKGKMTYTFAMGTKRLYDFLNNNPACASYPVDYINDAKIISQNDNVVAINNALEIDLTGQVCSESSGHKQISGTGGQLDYIYGAFLSRGGKGIIAMKSTFNDKDGQLKSTIRPVLSQGAIVTLPRSIVQYVVSENGIVQLKGKNTKERAEALISISHPDFREDMIKEADKMGLWGKRGHSF from the coding sequence ATGAATATTCATCAACAGTCATACAAGAATAAAGTGATTACAGCCAAAGAAGCTGCGGCCATGGTCAAAACAGGAGACAACATTTATTACAGTGAATTCACACTCTTTCCTCACTCCCTGGATCTTGCACTATCAAAACGAATAATGGACGGTGAACTGGAAAATCTGAAACTTTCAGTGGTATGCCTTATAAAAGTACCTGAAGTAATAAAAGCTGACCCTGAACAGAAAAGAGTAACAACCAGTGACTGGCATTTCAGCGCGGTATCAAGACGACTTGGAGAACAGGGTCTTATCAGCTACGTTCCGATGACCTATCACCAGGGACCGCATATAATACGCAAGTATATTGATTACGACGTGGCATTCATTTCTGCCGCTCCCATGGGTAAAAACGGAAATTTCAACATAGGCATTTCCAATTCAATGTCTTCTGCCGCAATATCCAAATCAAAAAAAATAATTGTCGAAATCAATAAAAACATTCCGAGATGCCTTGGAGGTAACCAGGAATTTATTCATGTTTCCAAAGTAGATCATATAATCGAAGGTGAGCACCCTGCCCTTGCAGAAACAAGCATGAAACAGGCCTCGGACGAAGACAAAAAAATTGCGTCCTACATCATAAATGAGATACGTGAGGGCTGTTGTCTTCAGTTAGGTATAGGAGGTCTGCCCAATCTGATTGGAGGAATCATAGGAGAGATGGGAATTCCGGATCTGGGAGTCCATACAGAAATGATGGTGGATTCGTTTGCCGATCTTTATGAAAAAGGACTCGTTTCCGGTGCCAAAAAAAATACTGACAAAGGCAAGATGACATACACATTTGCAATGGGAACAAAAAGGCTTTACGACTTTTTAAATAATAATCCGGCCTGCGCGTCATATCCTGTGGATTATATAAATGATGCAAAAATCATATCCCAGAACGACAATGTCGTTGCCATAAACAATGCGCTTGAGATTGATCTCACTGGTCAGGTCTGCTCGGAGTCATCCGGTCACAAACAGATTTCAGGCACAGGTGGCCAACTTGATTACATATACGGCGCATTCCTTTCAAGAGGCGGCAAAGGCATAATAGCCATGAAATCGACCTTCAACGACAAAGACGGCCAGCTCAAATCAACTATCAGGCCCGTTCTGTCACAAGGGGCCATTGTTACGCTTCCACGATCAATAGTTCAATATGTGGTAAGCGAAAACGGCATTGTCCAGCTAAAAGGGAAAAACACAAAGGAAAGAGCCGAAGCCCTCATCAGCATAAGTCATCCTGACTTCAGGGAGGATATGATAAAAGAAGCTGATAAAATGGGATTATGGGGTAAAAGGGGGCATTCCTTCTGA